A region of Zeugodacus cucurbitae isolate PBARC_wt_2022May chromosome 5, idZeuCucr1.2, whole genome shotgun sequence DNA encodes the following proteins:
- the LOC105215005 gene encoding uncharacterized protein LOC105215005 isoform X2 — MSRKLLTRDDIADDLEKSSVDKVTGFSDDSFVDNDFEPDSESSDLESDNEDFEDSNEDTAMDLDEDPDEEVPPANLINSGTWGPVGGDRLTFVESPMCTGVNRDVAATLTGKSPADFFNYFISEDMINLFVTETNRFAAQHIIAVENSSNRSQTKRLAKWVDTDPSEMRTFLGIIIRWNSKSQSKTESSRSNKSNIKQTMER, encoded by the exons ATGTCTAGAAAACTTTTAACACGTGATGACATTGCTGACGACCTCGAAAAATCGAGTGTAGACAAAGTTACAGGATTTTCAGATGATTCATTTGTTGATAATGACTTTGAGCCAGATTCTGAAAGTTCGGATTTAGAATCTGATAACGAAGATTTCGAGGATAGTAATGAAGACACAGCAATGGACTTGGATGAAGATCCTGACGAAGAAGTTCCTCCTGCAAACTTGATAAATAGTGGAACATGGGGGCCTGTTGGTGGAGATCGATTGACGTTTGTTGAGTCCCCGATGTGTACAGGCGTAAATCGTGATGTTGCTGCCACTTTAACTGGAAAATCTCCTGcagatttttttaactattttatatcTGAAGACATGATAAATCTGTTTGTTACAGAAACTAACAGGTTTGCTGCGCAACACATTATTGCAGTCGAAAACTCCTCCAATAGATCGCAGACAAAAAGGCTAGCAAAATGGGTAGATACCGATCCTTCAGAAATGCGTACATTTCTTGGAATTATTATTCGTTGGAACTCTAAGAGCCAATCGAAAACAGAATCCTCCAGAAGTAATAAAAGCaacattaaacaa acgatggaacgatga
- the LOC105215005 gene encoding uncharacterized protein LOC105215005 isoform X1 has product MDVNKQINIRLVQTVEKYPCLYNNTLKEYSKLSFTEGAWVEVAEELSSTPDVVKERWKVFRSIFVRRLKKMHMGELIKPYYLHEHMQFLLPYLRKSWDPECCNKILLEESESRVVTNNQNKNSIINSNCNYEQSEVLSQDEFNSIYLNDIPQNSANECKRGRASDKDNPPDSRKHSSTKLDFPAKRLKISQVATHSQDQERTGDEDYKRQFMLSLLPDLEEMNNEQMRKFKFKVSALINNIFQK; this is encoded by the exons atggatgtaaacaaacaaattaatatacGCCTAGTGCAGACAGTAGAAAAGTATCCATGTTTGTACAACAACACACTCAAAGAGTACTCCAAGCTAAGTTTTACCGAAGGGGCATGGGTAGAAGTAGCCGAGGAGCTTTCTAGTACGC cGGACGTCGTTAAGGAGAGATGGAAAGTTTTTCGATCGATTTTTGTGAGAAgactgaaaaaaatgcacatggGCGAACTGATTAAGCCGTATTACCTACACGAGCATATGCAGTTTTTACTACCGTATTTGCGAAAATCGTGGGATCCTGAATGttgtaacaaaattttattagaagaaaGCGAAAGTCGTGTTGTCaccaataatcaaaataaaaattcaattatcaaTTCAAATTGCAATTACGAACAGTCGGAAGTATTAAGCCAGGATGAATTCAACTCAATCTATCTCAATGATATACCGCAAAATTCAGCCAATGAGTGTAAGAGAGGACGAGCTTCAGATAAAGATAACCCCCCGGATTCCCGCAAACATTCGAGTACTAAGTTAGACTTTCCTGCTAAGCGTTTGAAAATCAGTCAAGTTGCAACGCATTCACAAGATCAAGAGCGCACGGGCGATGAAGACTATAAACGTCAATTTATGTTAAGTTTATTGCCTGATCTTGAAGAAATGAATAACGAACAAATGCGTaaatttaagttcaaagttagtgcactcataaataatatttttcaaaagtaa